The following proteins are co-located in the Leuconostoc mesenteroides subsp. mesenteroides ATCC 8293 genome:
- a CDS encoding VIT1/CCC1 transporter family protein gives MWPLLSVILLPDNLKVIGTILATLWALFLTGWLSAWAGRAPIIPAILRNIFTGVLTMAFTYWLGTLFK, from the coding sequence ATCTGGCCATTACTATCCGTGATATTACTACCCGACAATCTGAAAGTTATAGGAACAATTTTGGCAACGCTTTGGGCACTTTTTTTAACTGGTTGGCTAAGCGCTTGGGCGGGACGAGCACCAATAATTCCAGCTATTTTGCGCAACATATTCACAGGAGTGCTCACAATGGCCTTCACTTATTGGCTTGGAACCCTATTTAAGTAG